The Elaeis guineensis isolate ETL-2024a chromosome 14, EG11, whole genome shotgun sequence genome has a segment encoding these proteins:
- the LOC105057865 gene encoding probable protein phosphatase 2C 35 isoform X1, with product MCCVQRHCWLRFRRCCCRDQPPSTASAGGASREGDLGHRRHLLSGIPLGSAAVPFHHLLLQYSYLSQRGHYPYFPDRENQDTLSINTQLQSNPNLHLFAVFDGHGDFGAQCAAFARDRLFDHLAGDPHLLEDPIKSFNSAFLAANSELHDSEIDDTMSGTTAIAVLVGGDTLFVANVGDSRAVAGVWNGEGVVAEDLSSDQTPFRKDEYERVRRCGATVLSVEQVEGFKDPAIQSWGVESAWDPPRLWLPNELEFGLAMTRSVGDSMVESIGAIAVPEVMTVKITPNHLFFVAASDGVFEFLSSQDVVDMVLRYPDPRDACSAIAAESYKLWLDHSSRTDDITIIIVHIKDLCNSDAVATNEASDTSRKALLMVSHKARTDISAFPGSETCHPKGRDFLEL from the exons ATGTGCTGTGTACAACGCCATTGCTGGCTTCGCTTCCGCCGGTGCTGCTGCCGGGACCAGCCCCCGTCCACGGCCAGCGCCGGCGGCGCCTCCCGTGAAGGCGACCTTGGCCACCGCCGGCACCTCCTCTCTGGCATCcccctgggctccgccgccgtccccttccaccacctcctcctccagtACTCCTACCTCTCCCAGCGCGGACACTACCCCTACTTCCCGGATCGCGAGAACCAGGACACCCTCTCCATCAATACCCAGCTCCAAAGCAACCCGAACCTCCACCTCTTCGCCGTCTTCGACGGCCATGGCGATTTCGGCGCCCAGTGCGCCGCCTTCGCCCGCGACCGCCTCTTCGATCACCTCGCCGGCGACCCCCACCTCCTCGAAGACCCCATCAAGTCCTTCaattccgccttcctcgccgccAATTCCGAGCTCCACGACAGCGAGATCGACGACACGATGAGCGGCACGACGGCGATCGCCGTCCTCGTCGGTGGCGACACGCTTTTCGTCGCGAACGTCGGCGACTCGAGGGCGGTCGCTGGCGTCTGGAATGGGGAGGGGGTGGTGGCGGAGGACTTGTCGAGTGATCAGACGCCGTTCCGGAAGGATGAGTATGAGAGGGTGCGGCGGTGCGGGGCGACGGTGCTGAGCGTCGAGCAGGTGGAGGGCTTCAAGGATCCGGCAATTCAGAGCTGGGGGGTGGAGAGTGCTTGGGACCCGCCGAGGCTGTGGCTTCCGAATGAGTTGGAGTTCGGTTTAGCGATGACGAGGAGTGTCGGGGACTCGATGGTGGAGAGCATCGGCGCCATCGCCGTGCCGGAGGTCATGACGGTGAAGATCACTCCGAACCATCTCTTCTTTGTTGCGGCGAGCGACGGAGTTTTCGAGTTCCTCTCAAGTCAGGATGTGGTGGATATG GTGTTGAGATACCCAGATCCCCGAGATGCCTGCTCTGCGATTGCTGCAGAATCTTACAAATTATGGTTAGACCATAGCAGTCGAACTGATGATATAACGATCATCATCGTGCACATCAAAGACTTGTGTAAT TCCGATGCTGTAGCAACTAATGAAGCAAGTGATACCAGCAGAAAAGCTTTACTAATGGTTTCACATAAAGCAAGAACAGATATATCTGCATTCCCAGGGTCAGAAACTTGTCATCCAAAAGGAAGGGATTTCCTTGAACTGTAG
- the LOC105057865 gene encoding probable protein phosphatase 2C 35 isoform X2: MCCVQRHCWLRFRRCCCRDQPPSTASAGGASREGDLGHRRHLLSGIPLGSAAVPFHHLLLQYSYLSQRGHYPYFPDRENQDTLSINTQLQSNPNLHLFAVFDGHGDFGAQCAAFARDRLFDHLAGDPHLLEDPIKSFNSAFLAANSELHDSEIDDTMSGTTAIAVLVGGDTLFVANVGDSRAVAGVWNGEGVVAEDLSSDQTPFRKDEYERVRRCGATVLSVEQVEGFKDPAIQSWGVESAWDPPRLWLPNELEFGLAMTRSVGDSMVESIGAIAVPEVMTVKITPNHLFFVAASDGVFEFLSSQDVVDMVLRYPDPRDACSAIAAESYKLWLDHSSRTDDITIIIVHIKDLCN; the protein is encoded by the exons ATGTGCTGTGTACAACGCCATTGCTGGCTTCGCTTCCGCCGGTGCTGCTGCCGGGACCAGCCCCCGTCCACGGCCAGCGCCGGCGGCGCCTCCCGTGAAGGCGACCTTGGCCACCGCCGGCACCTCCTCTCTGGCATCcccctgggctccgccgccgtccccttccaccacctcctcctccagtACTCCTACCTCTCCCAGCGCGGACACTACCCCTACTTCCCGGATCGCGAGAACCAGGACACCCTCTCCATCAATACCCAGCTCCAAAGCAACCCGAACCTCCACCTCTTCGCCGTCTTCGACGGCCATGGCGATTTCGGCGCCCAGTGCGCCGCCTTCGCCCGCGACCGCCTCTTCGATCACCTCGCCGGCGACCCCCACCTCCTCGAAGACCCCATCAAGTCCTTCaattccgccttcctcgccgccAATTCCGAGCTCCACGACAGCGAGATCGACGACACGATGAGCGGCACGACGGCGATCGCCGTCCTCGTCGGTGGCGACACGCTTTTCGTCGCGAACGTCGGCGACTCGAGGGCGGTCGCTGGCGTCTGGAATGGGGAGGGGGTGGTGGCGGAGGACTTGTCGAGTGATCAGACGCCGTTCCGGAAGGATGAGTATGAGAGGGTGCGGCGGTGCGGGGCGACGGTGCTGAGCGTCGAGCAGGTGGAGGGCTTCAAGGATCCGGCAATTCAGAGCTGGGGGGTGGAGAGTGCTTGGGACCCGCCGAGGCTGTGGCTTCCGAATGAGTTGGAGTTCGGTTTAGCGATGACGAGGAGTGTCGGGGACTCGATGGTGGAGAGCATCGGCGCCATCGCCGTGCCGGAGGTCATGACGGTGAAGATCACTCCGAACCATCTCTTCTTTGTTGCGGCGAGCGACGGAGTTTTCGAGTTCCTCTCAAGTCAGGATGTGGTGGATATG GTGTTGAGATACCCAGATCCCCGAGATGCCTGCTCTGCGATTGCTGCAGAATCTTACAAATTATGGTTAGACCATAGCAGTCGAACTGATGATATAACGATCATCATCGTGCACATCAAAGACTTGTGTAAT TGA
- the LOC105057864 gene encoding peptide methionine sulfoxide reductase B5, whose product MLIALTPGPRFPSTFAQKNQGQVFIFIHLQPKPSLVLSHPSRRVGLVMASGSVQKSEEEWRAILSPEQFRILRMKGTECRGTGQYDKFFDEGIYGCAGCGTPLYKSTTKFNSECGWPAFYEGLPGAINRSPDPDGRRTEITCAACGGHLGHVFKGEGFNTPTDERHCVNSISLKFTLAS is encoded by the exons ATGCTGATAGCTCTCACCCCCGGGCCCAGATTCCCGTCCACGTTCGCTCAGAAAAACCAAGGTCAGGTCTTTATATTTATCCACCTCCAACCCAAGCCGTCGTTGGTGTTGTCTCATCCGAGCCGGAGGGTTGGTCTGGTGATGGCGTCGGGCTCCGTCCAGAAGTCTGAGGAGGAGTGGAGGGCGATCCTCTCGCCGGAGCAGTTCCGGATCCTTCGGATGAAGGGAACTGA ATGCCGAGGCACCGGTCAATATGACAAATTCTTCGATGAAGGTATATACGGATGTGCCGGATGTGGAACTCCCCTTTACAAGTCCACTACCAAGTTCAATTCTGAGTGTGGCTGGCCAGCTTTCTATGAGGGTCTTCCAGGAGCCATAAATCGCTCG CCTGATCCCGATGGGAGGAGAACGGAAATCACTTGTGCAGCTTGTGGTGGGCATTTGGGCCATGTGTTCAAAGGAGAGGGGTTCAACACACCTACTGATGAACGCCACTGTGTCAATAGCATTTCACTCAAGTTCACTCTTGCCTCCTGA